The following are from one region of the Anomaloglossus baeobatrachus isolate aAnoBae1 chromosome 1, aAnoBae1.hap1, whole genome shotgun sequence genome:
- the MTRFR gene encoding mitochondrial translation release factor in rescue, protein MSSSVIYCLSKLLSWKPWIPAKQLQFLKPWTVGILTQRVLTKDLFSDLVELNEKDLEEQFVRGHGPGGQATNKTNNCVVLKHIPSGIVVKCHQTRSTEVNRIRARRILQEKVDFFYKGESSNIFKQKEEAEKKKQEKRKKAKDNLEKKKNFKEMQNSEIKE, encoded by the exons ATGTCGTCGTCCGTCATCTATTGTTTGTCTAAACTGCTGTCTTGGAAACCATGGATTCCTGCAAAGCAGCTCCAGTTCCTAAAACCATGGACTGTGGGGATATTAACCCAAAGAGTGCTGACAAAAGATTTATTTTCTGATTTAGTAGAACTCAATGAGAAAGACTTGGAAGAACAGTTTGTCCGAGGACATGGCCCTGGAGGACAAGCTACCAACAAAACCAATAACTGTGTTGTATTAAAGCATATTCCTTCTGGCATTGTGGTTAAG TGCCACCAAACAAGGTCTACAGAGGTGAATAGAATAAGAGCGCGAAGAATACTTCAAGAAAAAGTAGACTTTTTCTATAAAGGCGAAAGCAGCAATATCTTCAAGCAAAAAGAAGAAgcagaaaagaaaaaacaagagaaaagaaaaaaagccaAAGACAATTTAGAAAAGAAAAAGAATTTCAAAGAGATGCAGAACTCAGAAATAAAGGAGTAG